The Triticum aestivum cultivar Chinese Spring chromosome 3A, IWGSC CS RefSeq v2.1, whole genome shotgun sequence genome includes a region encoding these proteins:
- the LOC123059317 gene encoding oryzain alpha chain-like, which translates to MRRVMAASPLLLLLLVSLVSTAAATSNTSESWERKRSEEETRQIFREWKAMHGTTNSSLDEEEQRAYTMFKHRLGLIDRQWHDQGYSVFSWERGRSEEETRKIFAEWKARKPVTTYSSIAHEEHRYTIFKEDLRKIDQHNACYAIGVHNNNRCLNQFSHLTQEEFEAVCCGFWPEEPSEAKLQRIGEIQELLRQAFTRPLI; encoded by the coding sequence ATGAGGAGGGTCATGGCGGCGTCACCGCTGTTGCTGCTCTTGCTGGTGTCGCTGGTGTCGACGGCGGCCGCCACCAGCAACACATCGGAAAGctgggagaggaagaggagcgaggaggagacccggcagaTCTTCAGGGAGTGGAAGGCCATGCACGGCACGACCAACAGCTCCCTCGATGAGGAGGAGCAGCGCGCGTACACCATGTTCAAGCACAGGCTCGGCCTCATCGACCGGCAGTGGCATGACCAAGGCTACTCTGTCTTCTCctgggagagggggaggagcgaggaggaaacGCGCAAGATCTTCGCGGAGTGGAAGGCACGAAAACCAGTTACTACCTACAGCTCCATCGCCCACGAAGAGCACCGGTACACCATATTCAAGGAGGACCTGCGCAAAATCGACCAGCACAACGCTTGCTACGCCATCGGGGTCCACAATAACAACAGATGCCTCAACCAGTTTAGCCATCTCACCCAAGAGGAGTTCGAAGCCGTTTGCTGCGGGTTCTGGCCGGAGGAGCCATCCGAGGCCAAATTACAGAGGATAGGCGAGATCCAGGAGCTGTTGCGGCAAGCATTTACCCGTCCCTTAATTTAA